The sequence below is a genomic window from Leptospira inadai serovar Lyme str. 10.
GGAACAAAACTCGGCCGTTTGAAATATTATTCGACTCGAGCATTCGAAATCGGAATTTATAAAGGAAGCGAGTTCCTCGATTCCGTCGATGAAACGTCGGGGTTTGCATTGAAATGATATTTTGAAAAATTAGAATAAACGAATGTTCCCGAATTTTACGTAAGTGACGGTTCTTAGAATCGTTTCCATTGGGCCGACGGAAAAAAAACGGGACCAGATCTTCGATACGAAGACGCAAACGAGCCAGATCGGAAATGCAAGTAACAGTAGTTGGAAGTTGCCTAATTTATCATAAAAACCTAATCCCCAACCGCAAAAGATCCACGAGCAAATGACGGACTGTCCTAGGTAATTCGATAAGGAGAATTTTCCGGCGGATTCGAACCATGATCGATCGGGCAGACTTGCACCGGAATGATAGTAAATGCCTAACCAATACACGTAACAAATCGTTAATGCAGGCGCGCTGAGGGTATCCAGTATAGAAAACCCTAATAGCCAGCTTAAAGAAAGGTCTTCGAAGAATAAATGCCTGGAATGGATCGAATAAATCAAATTACCCGACAGGCCTAACGTTAATAGCCAGGGGATCGATTTCTTTAAGCCGTTTTTGTTCTGCTCCCATCGTTCGAAGAAAGACGTCTTTCCTGCGATTATACCTAACGCAAACATCGAGAGAATGGAAGGCCATTGAAATAAAATCGTGAACGGATAGGAAATAAACGTATCCTTGGCACGTTGTTTTGC
It includes:
- a CDS encoding DUF418 domain-containing protein, encoding MPKNRIGFLDFLRGCALYGILIVNLPYFAKPMYLVGSVGENTNLFDSAASWIVAFFFESKFYILFSFLFGYGITVQIKDWEGVESRNRYLRRMIGLFLIGLLHGIFLFLGDILLSYAILGCAAWLIREKKTVWLLRFSLGFLLVAILCRMILAFGQDEYRSRLASSLSGILFETRSAYLGSFWEGAKQRAKDTFISYPFTILFQWPSILSMFALGIIAGKTSFFERWEQNKNGLKKSIPWLLTLGLSGNLIYSIHSRHLFFEDLSLSWLLGFSILDTLSAPALTICYVYWLGIYYHSGASLPDRSWFESAGKFSLSNYLGQSVICSWIFCGWGLGFYDKLGNFQLLLLAFPIWLVCVFVSKIWSRFFSVGPMETILRTVTYVKFGNIRLF